TGGTATCAATCCAGTATTGATGCCACTCTTCATCAGTTCCTGGGACTACAAAAAACTCCATCTCCATCTGTTCAAACTCGCGAGTTCTAAATATAAAGTTTCCAGGTGTAATTTCATTTCTAAATGATTTACCAATCTGGCCAATACCAAATGGTGGCTTCTTGCGAGAAGTTGATGCCACATTATCAAAGTTAATGAAAATTCCTTGCGCAGTCTCTGGCCGTAAATATGCCAAACCAGATTCATCTTCTACTGGACCAAGATAGGTTTTAAGCAATCCAGAAAATTGTTTAGGTGAAGTGAACTTTCCTTTAGTGCCACAATTTGGGCAGTTTATTTCTTCAAGTGAGGCAGCTTTTTTCTTATGCTTATTTTCATAAGCCTCTTCTAAATGATCAGCGCGATATCGCTTATGACAACTTGTGCACTCAGTTAATGGATCAGAGAAGGTTTCAACATGGCCTGATGCCTGCCAAACCTCGCGAGCTAAAATCACGCAAGAATCTAAACCGACCACATCATCACGGCCTTGCACCATGGATTTCCACCATTGGCGTTTAATGTTATTTTTTAATTCAACTCCCAATGGACCGTAATCCCAGGATGCGCGAAGTCCGCCATAAATTTCAGATGATGGGTAAACAAAACCACGTCGTTTGGCTAAGGAAACGATTGTCTCTAAACGATCTTGGGCCATTTGATCTCCATCCGGCTGGCTGTCGGCGGCTTGCGTTGATGTGATTACTTTACGCTAGATTTAGCAAATGTTAGTTATTGGATTGGCTGCCATTACCGTTATTGCCACTTTCATGGGTGGATTATTGGCGCTTAGGGCAAAAGATCGATTTCATCTTGTTTTAGGACTATCAGCAGGCTTACTACTTGGACTGGTTGGCTTTGACTTACTGCCGGAGATTTTTGAGATGAATTCATCAAATCTAGGTGGAGTTAAAACGATATCCATAGCTTTGATTTCCGGTTTTCTATTTCTACATTTTTTAGAGCAATTTGTTGGTTCCCATGAACCGGCTGAATCAGATTATGGTCATGACCATAAACATGCCGTTGAAATTGCTGGTGTGGTTGGCGCCGTTGCAATGGCGGGTCACATATTTTTAGATGGTGTTGCATTAGCACTTGCATTTAAAGTTAGTACCGAATTAGGAATAGCAGTTTTCATTGCAATGATTGTTCATGCTTTTAGTGATGGCCTCAATACAGTTGCGTTATTGATTAAAACTAACCAATGGCGTGAAAAAGGTAAGTACCTATTGGGCTTAGATGCAGTGGCTCGAATTGGTGGCGCGGCACTTGGAAGTTCATTAACCATTAGTGATGCTAATTTAGCTATCTACTTAGCAGCATTTTCTGGAATTGTTATTTACCTTGCCACTTCTCATATTTTGCCAGAGGCGCATTCAAAACATCCATCACGGGTGACAATGGTTGCTACCTTAGCCGGCGTCGTAATAATGTGGTTGTTAGTCGCAAACCTTTAATTTAAGCCTTTCCAAACCGTCTTTCGCGTTCGGCATATATCTCTATCGCCTTCCAAAGAGTTCGTCGGTCTGCATCTGGCCAAAGCA
The Candidatus Nanopelagicus limnes DNA segment above includes these coding regions:
- a CDS encoding glycine--tRNA ligase, coding for MAQDRLETIVSLAKRRGFVYPSSEIYGGLRASWDYGPLGVELKNNIKRQWWKSMVQGRDDVVGLDSCVILAREVWQASGHVETFSDPLTECTSCHKRYRADHLEEAYENKHKKKAASLEEINCPNCGTKGKFTSPKQFSGLLKTYLGPVEDESGLAYLRPETAQGIFINFDNVASTSRKKPPFGIGQIGKSFRNEITPGNFIFRTREFEQMEMEFFVVPGTDEEWHQYWIDTRLAWYKDLGINSERLRIFEHPKEKLSHYSKRTADIEYKFEFSGTEWGELEGIANRTDFDLKSHSRASGENLTWFDQEKNERWTPYVIEPAAGVDRCALTFMLDSYTEDEAPNSKGEMEKRALMKLDYRLAPVKIGVLPLSRNADLSPKAKDLADSLRKHWNVDFDDAGAIGRRYRRQDEIGTPFCITIDFESLDDQAVTIRERDSMAQSRIAIDQVQNYLAPKLLGC
- a CDS encoding ZIP family metal transporter, producing the protein MLVIGLAAITVIATFMGGLLALRAKDRFHLVLGLSAGLLLGLVGFDLLPEIFEMNSSNLGGVKTISIALISGFLFLHFLEQFVGSHEPAESDYGHDHKHAVEIAGVVGAVAMAGHIFLDGVALALAFKVSTELGIAVFIAMIVHAFSDGLNTVALLIKTNQWREKGKYLLGLDAVARIGGAALGSSLTISDANLAIYLAAFSGIVIYLATSHILPEAHSKHPSRVTMVATLAGVVIMWLLVANL